The SAR324 cluster bacterium region GTTTTTGACCACACGATTCGCAGAAGGATGTCCAAGGAGCAGATGGAAGGGAACGTCCAAGATGAAAAGTCTGTGGTCAATCGACCTGCAGTCCTCTTGGTTCATAGTGACTATACTCCTAGTTCTGGGCCACAAAGAGTCCAAGATATTATGAAAGAAGAGGCCGAGGAATTACTCAAAGGACGACTCGCATTTTTCAATGTTTGGAAACCATTCTGTGAAAAGGTTGAAGAACTTCCTCTGGCCATGTGTGATGCCAGAACTTCCATAGATGAGGACTTTCTTACGATGAAGTTGAAGTATCGTGAACGGACAGGAGAGATTTTTGTGCTTCGACATTCTCCGAAGCACGAGTGGTATTATTTTCCTTGGATGGAATCGAAGCATGCTATTCTTCTGAAAACCTATGACTCAGAGACCGATGGACGTGCAAGATTTACTGGGCATAGCGCCTTCGAAGATCCCAATTCTCCAGCCAGCCCTCAGCAACGAGAAAGTATCGAAATTCGAACAATGGCTTTTTTCTAAGCAAACTTGGGAAGCCTCAAGGCCACTCGTTACCTCGACCAAAATTGAGACTGTCTCCCCAAACTCGCTGGTACTGGTAGTAATTTTATGAAAACTCTCTTCCTTCGATCTTACACTGTATTTGCTCGGTTTCGTTCTCTCACATTTACAAACCATTCTATTGAGTTAGATTTCTCTCTGACAGCTATTTCCAAATCTGCGCTTCTGAACCAGGCTGGATCCTCTGGATAAACAATCAGCTTTTTGCAACCTGCCTGATTCACATTCGCAAATCGACTGGCCAGAGTGTCTCTTTCTCTTTAAACTCTTCGAGATCCAAAGCCAGTCGGCCAATTGTTCTTTGCAGCTAGGGGAAGAATTGTTTTGGATGGATTTAGCTCAATTTTTGGTTGCCTTGATTGGGTTTGACCATAGAACTTGATGGACTCAGATA contains the following coding sequences:
- a CDS encoding CmcJ/NvfI family oxidoreductase; this translates as MLNILEAPAKVLGQINYTVNNGKEPSYYFYVPEEEVEMNPPGTDVHDVEIQNGWPMVDQFSVNEIGFELHEFTDDFRGFHDDQLVVNGFYPQVIDFVKKHTRAKRVVVFDHTIRRRMSKEQMEGNVQDEKSVVNRPAVLLVHSDYTPSSGPQRVQDIMKEEAEELLKGRLAFFNVWKPFCEKVEELPLAMCDARTSIDEDFLTMKLKYRERTGEIFVLRHSPKHEWYYFPWMESKHAILLKTYDSETDGRARFTGHSAFEDPNSPASPQQRESIEIRTMAFF